One window of the Methanobrevibacter sp. genome contains the following:
- a CDS encoding SIS domain-containing protein, with amino-acid sequence MSELKYMDLSLDEILKNLNRTKNVVENQEEAIIKFRDIILTASNKRTSPKKKTTIFLAGAGRSGFVAKSFAMRLMHLGFYVYVFNETIAPPVQDGDIIIIISKSGKSNSITQIVEDSKIDNVKFLAVCGNTESELAQKSDARIVIDSLPQILVNLEDSDIDNFIEFLPKTIMNFENSDEVKRQLDALPRKNIDMADKKIMAQMYELPHEIYGISNIYRPLELILMGTAFEVSALVLLDALIVELMHKLNLREKDLKAYHDVLSSAI; translated from the coding sequence ATGTCTGAGTTAAAATATATGGATTTATCATTGGATGAAATATTAAAAAATCTGAATAGAACTAAAAATGTAGTTGAAAATCAGGAAGAGGCAATTATCAAATTTAGAGACATTATTCTAACAGCTTCAAATAAGCGAACATCACCTAAAAAGAAAACAACAATTTTCCTAGCTGGAGCCGGAAGATCAGGTTTTGTTGCAAAATCATTTGCCATGAGACTGATGCATTTGGGTTTCTATGTATATGTATTCAATGAAACAATCGCCCCTCCGGTTCAGGATGGAGATATAATCATAATCATTTCAAAATCAGGCAAATCCAATTCAATTACTCAGATTGTTGAAGATTCTAAAATTGATAATGTTAAATTCCTTGCTGTTTGCGGCAACACTGAATCCGAACTGGCTCAAAAGTCAGATGCAAGAATAGTCATCGATTCCCTGCCACAGATACTAGTAAACCTTGAGGATTCCGATATCGACAATTTCATAGAGTTTTTACCTAAAACAATAATGAATTTTGAAAATAGTGATGAAGTAAAACGTCAGCTGGATGCCCTTCCAAGGAAAAACATTGACATGGCCGATAAAAAAATAATGGCTCAGATGTATGAACTGCCCCATGAAATCTATGGAATAAGTAATATTTACCGTCCCCTTGAACTGATTTTAATGGGAACTGCTTTTGAAGTGTCTGCTCTGGTTTTGCTTGATGCGTTAATCGTTGAGCTGATGCACAAGTTGAATTTGCGTGAAAAAGACTTAAAGGCATATCATGATGTTTTAAGCAGTGCAATTTAA